In the Sphingomonas sp. LM7 genome, one interval contains:
- a CDS encoding HlyD family efflux transporter periplasmic adaptor subunit, which yields MNRRRLIVLALVVALAVAAFATRGFGLLPARPDTELSLFGNVDIREVDMGFRVGGRIAGIGVDEGARVRQGQLLATLDTATIDSRIAESDARVAQAQANYDKARNGARVQDVGQARARVAAAQAVYDNTQRDFVRRQALVEPGAISRDLWEQTRSERDRAAAQLAEARQGLSLLRAGTRPEDVAAAAAELKSAQAARASVGTDQSDTRLVAATAGTVVTRAREPGAIVQPGETVLTLSIDRPMRVRAYVAETDLSRVSPGMKVQVKADGNAKAYRGTIGYIAPRAEFTPKSVETENLRTDLVYQVRVIVDDPDDALRQGQPVTIAVIGARARHED from the coding sequence ATGAACCGACGCCGCCTGATCGTGCTTGCCCTGGTGGTGGCGCTTGCCGTGGCGGCGTTCGCGACGCGCGGCTTCGGGCTGCTGCCGGCTCGGCCCGATACCGAGCTCAGCCTGTTCGGCAATGTCGATATCCGCGAAGTCGATATGGGCTTTCGTGTCGGCGGGCGGATCGCCGGGATCGGCGTCGATGAAGGCGCCAGGGTGAGGCAGGGCCAGTTGCTCGCGACGCTCGACACCGCGACGATCGACAGCCGGATCGCCGAGTCCGACGCACGCGTGGCCCAGGCCCAGGCCAATTACGACAAGGCACGCAACGGCGCGCGGGTGCAGGATGTCGGTCAGGCACGCGCGCGGGTCGCGGCGGCGCAGGCGGTCTATGACAATACCCAGCGCGATTTTGTCCGGCGTCAGGCGCTGGTCGAGCCCGGCGCGATCAGCCGCGACCTCTGGGAGCAAACCCGCAGCGAGCGCGACCGCGCGGCCGCCCAACTTGCCGAGGCGCGGCAGGGGCTGTCGTTGTTGCGGGCGGGTACACGGCCCGAGGACGTCGCCGCGGCAGCCGCCGAGCTCAAATCCGCCCAAGCAGCGCGCGCAAGCGTCGGCACCGACCAATCGGACACCCGGCTCGTCGCGGCAACCGCGGGCACCGTGGTGACGCGCGCGCGAGAGCCCGGTGCGATCGTCCAGCCGGGCGAGACCGTGCTCACCTTGTCGATCGACCGGCCGATGCGGGTGCGCGCCTATGTCGCCGAGACCGATCTCAGCCGAGTCAGCCCGGGCATGAAGGTGCAGGTCAAGGCCGACGGCAATGCCAAGGCGTATCGCGGCACGATCGGCTACATCGCCCCCCGCGCCGAATTCACTCCCAAGTCGGTCGAGACCGAGAACCTGCGCACCGATCTCGTCTATCAGGTCCGTGTGATCGTCGATGATCCCGACGACGCGCTCCGCCAGGGCCAGCCAGTGACGATCGCGGT
- a CDS encoding TetR/AcrR family transcriptional regulator — MKLAICNAPKGRPREFCVDEALAQALRVFWSKGYEGASLTDLTDAMGITRPSLYAAFGNKEALFRKALDLYEREKLCYMSQALDAPTARGVADRLLRGALAMQASDCEPRGCLRVISSVACGVEAESIREEVITRRKSSMDALIARFDKAKADGELPEHMTAEDLAGYLGALLQGLSLQAGAGASHEELERLVETSLAVWPTK, encoded by the coding sequence ATGAAACTAGCGATCTGCAATGCTCCCAAAGGACGCCCGCGCGAATTCTGCGTCGATGAGGCGCTCGCCCAGGCACTTCGCGTGTTCTGGAGCAAGGGATATGAAGGCGCCTCGCTCACCGACCTGACCGATGCGATGGGGATCACGCGCCCTAGCCTCTATGCCGCGTTCGGCAACAAGGAGGCGCTGTTCCGCAAGGCACTCGACCTCTACGAGCGCGAGAAGCTCTGCTACATGTCGCAGGCGCTCGACGCGCCGACCGCGCGCGGCGTCGCCGACCGGTTGCTGCGCGGCGCGCTGGCGATGCAGGCCAGCGATTGCGAACCCCGCGGCTGCCTGCGCGTGATCAGCTCGGTCGCTTGCGGTGTAGAGGCCGAGTCGATCCGCGAAGAAGTCATCACTCGTCGCAAATCGTCGATGGACGCGCTGATCGCGCGCTTCGACAAGGCCAAGGCGGATGGCGAGCTTCCCGAGCATATGACTGCCGAGGATCTCGCCGGCTATCTCGGCGCACTGCTCCAGGGGCTGTCGCTCCAGGCTGGGGCAGGGGCGAGCCACGAAGAGCTCGAACGGCTCGTCGAAACCAGCCTCGCGGTCTGGCCGACGAAGTGA
- a CDS encoding efflux RND transporter permease subunit, translating into MRLSRFFITRPIFAAVISVVITIIGAIAYLALPISQYPDIVPPTVTVSASYPGASAETVAETVAAPIEQEINGVDDMLYQSSQSTGDGNVTITVTFKSGTDLDNAQVLVQNRVAVATPRLPQEVQRLGVVTRKTTPDFLMVVNLISPDNSVDRSFISNYALTQVKDRLARIEGVGDVRMFGARDYAMRIWIDPGRAAALNLTAGDIVSALRAQNIQVAAGTLGQPGSTPAGNAYQVNIETQGRLKDPSEFGQVVIRSDADGRQVRVSDVARVELGAADYSSNTYLSNQPTVILGVFQRPGSNALASAQAIEHELETMSKTFPKGLEYRVIYNPTEFIAQSIDAVYHTLGEAILLVVLVVIVFLQKWRAAIIPVVAIPVSLIGTMAVLLPLGYSLNNLSLFGLVLAIGIVVDDAIVVVENVERNLARGMTPLKAAQTSMDEVSGALVAIVLVLLAVFLPTLFLNGLSGAFYKQFAVTISAATAISLLVSLTLSPALAALLLRGHEGEPRGRIGRVTQRGADWFNRGFERMSNGYASLTRKLVTRPKRMMVTYVGLIAATVGMFWVTPVGFIPAQDQGYFLTVIQLPPGSSLERTDEVMRKVVARILPIPGVKGSVMLAGFDGPSQTLAPNSAAAYVPLLSFEERAKLGVSYAGIMNEARKRTADINEAMLLVVPPPLIQGIGSAGGYRMMVQDRAEHGYEALGKTAYGLIGQANQTPGLQQIYTFFNTATPRVFADIDRRKADMLGVPPERVFEALNVYLGSAFVNDFNMLGRTYRVTAQADTPFRATEADIANLKTRSNSGQMVPIGSVSTFENKTGPYRVTRYNLFPAVEVDGDTAPGYSSGASLDTMEKIASELPAGYSAEWTGIAFQQKMAGSTAGLVFGLAVLFVFLVLAAQYESLTMPLAIILIVPMCLLAAMAGVNLRGMDNNVLTQIGLVVLIALAAKNAILVVEFAKQAEEEDGLSPVEAAVRAARDRLRPILMTSFAFILGAVPLLIASGAGAELRQALGTAVFFGMMGVTAFGLLFTPTFYVVCRGLGQRLARRRRGSGGHAEPVLQPAE; encoded by the coding sequence ATGCGCCTCTCGCGTTTCTTCATCACGCGCCCGATCTTTGCGGCGGTCATATCGGTGGTCATCACGATCATCGGCGCGATCGCCTATCTCGCGCTTCCCATTTCGCAATATCCCGACATCGTCCCGCCGACGGTGACGGTCAGCGCCTCCTATCCCGGCGCCTCGGCCGAGACCGTCGCCGAGACCGTCGCCGCGCCGATCGAGCAGGAGATCAACGGCGTCGACGACATGCTCTACCAGTCGTCGCAATCGACCGGCGACGGCAATGTCACGATCACGGTGACGTTCAAGTCGGGCACCGATCTCGATAACGCACAGGTGCTGGTGCAGAACCGCGTCGCGGTCGCAACGCCGCGCCTGCCACAGGAAGTCCAGCGGCTCGGCGTGGTGACGCGCAAGACCACTCCGGACTTCCTGATGGTGGTCAACCTTATCTCGCCCGACAATTCGGTCGATCGTAGCTTCATCTCGAACTACGCGCTCACCCAGGTCAAGGATCGCCTCGCGCGTATCGAAGGCGTGGGCGACGTGCGGATGTTCGGCGCGCGCGATTATGCGATGCGGATCTGGATCGATCCGGGCCGCGCCGCCGCGCTCAATCTCACTGCAGGCGACATCGTCTCGGCACTGCGCGCGCAGAACATCCAGGTCGCCGCGGGCACGCTCGGACAGCCGGGCTCCACGCCGGCGGGCAATGCCTATCAGGTCAATATCGAGACCCAGGGCCGCCTCAAGGACCCCAGCGAATTCGGCCAGGTCGTGATCCGCTCGGACGCCGATGGCCGCCAAGTCCGCGTCAGCGACGTCGCGCGCGTTGAGCTCGGTGCCGCGGATTATTCCTCCAACACCTATCTCTCGAACCAGCCCACCGTGATCCTCGGCGTGTTCCAGCGCCCGGGCTCGAACGCGCTCGCCTCGGCGCAGGCCATCGAGCACGAGCTCGAGACGATGTCGAAGACCTTCCCCAAGGGTCTCGAATATCGCGTCATCTACAACCCGACCGAGTTCATCGCCCAGTCGATCGACGCCGTCTATCACACGCTGGGCGAGGCGATCCTGCTCGTCGTGCTCGTCGTGATCGTCTTCCTGCAGAAGTGGCGTGCGGCGATCATTCCGGTGGTCGCGATCCCGGTCTCGCTGATCGGCACGATGGCAGTGCTGCTGCCGCTCGGTTACTCACTCAACAACCTCTCGCTGTTCGGCCTGGTGTTGGCGATCGGTATCGTCGTCGATGACGCGATCGTCGTGGTCGAGAATGTCGAGCGTAATCTCGCGCGGGGGATGACTCCGCTCAAGGCGGCGCAGACCTCGATGGACGAAGTGTCGGGCGCGCTGGTCGCAATCGTGCTGGTGCTGCTCGCGGTGTTCCTGCCGACCTTGTTCCTCAACGGTCTGTCGGGCGCCTTCTACAAGCAGTTCGCCGTGACGATCTCGGCCGCAACCGCGATCTCGCTGCTTGTCTCGCTCACGCTCTCTCCTGCGCTCGCGGCGCTGCTGCTGCGCGGCCATGAAGGCGAGCCCAGGGGGAGGATCGGTCGGGTCACCCAGCGTGGCGCCGACTGGTTCAACCGCGGCTTCGAGCGGATGAGCAACGGCTATGCCAGCCTGACGCGCAAGCTGGTGACGCGTCCCAAGCGGATGATGGTCACTTATGTCGGCCTGATCGCTGCCACGGTGGGCATGTTCTGGGTGACGCCGGTCGGCTTCATCCCGGCGCAGGACCAGGGCTATTTCCTCACCGTGATCCAGCTGCCGCCGGGCTCGTCGCTCGAACGCACCGATGAGGTGATGCGCAAGGTCGTTGCGCGCATCCTGCCGATCCCGGGCGTCAAGGGTTCGGTGATGCTTGCGGGCTTCGACGGTCCGTCCCAGACGCTCGCGCCGAACTCGGCCGCTGCCTATGTCCCGCTGCTGTCGTTCGAGGAGCGCGCGAAGCTCGGCGTCAGCTATGCCGGGATCATGAACGAGGCGCGGAAACGCACCGCCGACATCAACGAGGCGATGCTGCTCGTGGTGCCGCCGCCGCTCATCCAGGGCATCGGCTCGGCCGGCGGCTATCGGATGATGGTCCAGGACCGCGCCGAGCACGGCTATGAAGCGCTCGGAAAGACCGCGTACGGGCTGATCGGCCAGGCCAACCAGACCCCGGGCCTCCAGCAGATCTACACCTTCTTCAACACCGCCACCCCGCGCGTTTTCGCCGATATCGACCGGCGCAAGGCCGACATGCTCGGCGTGCCACCCGAACGCGTGTTCGAGGCGCTCAACGTCTATCTCGGCTCGGCCTTCGTCAACGACTTCAACATGCTCGGTCGCACCTATCGCGTCACCGCGCAGGCCGACACGCCGTTCCGCGCAACCGAGGCGGACATCGCCAACCTCAAGACTCGCTCGAACTCGGGCCAGATGGTGCCGATCGGGTCGGTCTCGACCTTCGAGAACAAGACCGGGCCGTATCGCGTGACGCGCTACAATCTGTTCCCCGCGGTCGAAGTCGATGGCGACACCGCGCCGGGCTACAGCTCGGGAGCGTCGCTCGACACGATGGAGAAGATCGCGAGCGAGCTGCCCGCCGGCTACAGCGCCGAATGGACCGGCATCGCCTTCCAGCAGAAGATGGCGGGAAGCACGGCAGGTCTCGTGTTCGGGCTGGCGGTGCTGTTCGTCTTCCTCGTGCTCGCGGCGCAATATGAGAGCCTGACGATGCCGCTCGCGATCATCCTGATCGTGCCGATGTGCCTGCTCGCGGCGATGGCCGGCGTGAACCTGCGGGGAATGGACAACAACGTCCTCACCCAGATCGGCCTCGTCGTGCTGATCGCGCTGGCTGCCAAGAACGCGATCCTCGTGGTCGAGTTCGCCAAGCAGGCCGAGGAAGAGGATGGCCTGTCGCCGGTCGAAGCCGCGGTGCGTGCCGCGCGCGATCGCCTGCGGCCGATCCTGATGACCTCGTTCGCGTTCATCCTCGGCGCCGTGCCGCTCCTGATCGCAAGCGGGGCAGGGGCCGAGCTCCGCCAGGCGCTCGGCACTGCGGTGTTCTTCGGAATGATGGGCGTGACCGCGTTCGGCCTGCTCTTCACCCCGACCTTCTACGTCGTCTGCCGCGGGCTTGGACAGCGTCTCGCGCGCAGGCGGCGTGGATCGGGCGGACACGCCGAACCCGTGCTGCAGCCGGCTGAGTAA
- a CDS encoding efflux RND transporter periplasmic adaptor subunit gives MNMITRIDAVEPDQAPPGPSPKRRPLWHKGAFVALPIVLVAGGLGLANRQAPAIAAPPPPTVTVAQPLVRQVNEWDDYVGRFEASRSVEVRPRVSGQVVGIHFTDGAIVQKGQLLFSLDSRPFAAALAEARAGVATAQSDLALAESDLGRAERLVAVEAVSKSDVERLQARVRAARASVAAAQARVRARSLDVEFTQVRAPIAGRISDRKVDAGNLVAAGEGAGSSLLTTINSLDPIYFSFDGSEALFLKAKRAAEAGGAESPVEIRLQDEPDYRWKGRLDFTDNGLDPKSGTMRGRAVLTNPGMFLTPGMFGNMRLSAGGTSSALMVPDVAVSTDQARKIVMVVGKQGTLEPRQVQVGPVVNGLRVIRTGLTPQDRVVIAGAQLVQQPGVKVQIRQGKVEPLKAAETPVISAPVTGEATFAR, from the coding sequence ATGAACATGATCACGCGTATCGATGCGGTCGAGCCCGATCAGGCGCCGCCCGGCCCGAGCCCTAAGCGCCGGCCGCTCTGGCACAAGGGCGCGTTCGTCGCGCTGCCGATCGTCCTGGTTGCCGGCGGGCTCGGCCTCGCCAACCGTCAGGCGCCCGCGATCGCCGCGCCGCCGCCGCCCACCGTCACCGTCGCCCAGCCCCTGGTCCGCCAGGTCAATGAATGGGATGATTATGTCGGCCGCTTCGAAGCGAGCCGCAGCGTCGAGGTGCGTCCGCGCGTCTCGGGGCAGGTCGTCGGCATCCACTTCACCGATGGCGCGATTGTCCAGAAGGGCCAGTTGCTCTTTTCGCTCGACAGCCGCCCGTTCGCCGCGGCGCTGGCAGAGGCCCGCGCCGGTGTCGCGACCGCGCAAAGCGACCTCGCGCTCGCCGAATCCGATCTGGGCCGCGCCGAGCGGCTGGTCGCCGTGGAAGCGGTATCGAAGAGCGATGTCGAGCGGCTCCAGGCCCGCGTCCGCGCAGCCCGCGCGTCAGTCGCCGCTGCGCAGGCCCGGGTCCGTGCCCGTTCGCTCGATGTCGAGTTCACCCAGGTCCGCGCTCCGATCGCCGGCCGCATCTCGGACCGCAAGGTCGATGCCGGCAATCTGGTCGCGGCCGGGGAAGGGGCAGGCAGTTCGCTGCTCACCACGATCAATTCGCTCGATCCGATCTATTTCAGCTTCGACGGGTCGGAGGCGTTGTTCCTCAAGGCCAAGCGCGCGGCAGAGGCGGGTGGCGCCGAGTCTCCCGTCGAGATCCGTCTGCAGGACGAGCCCGACTATCGCTGGAAGGGCAGGCTCGACTTCACCGACAACGGGCTCGATCCCAAGTCGGGGACGATGCGCGGCCGCGCGGTGCTGACCAATCCGGGGATGTTCCTCACCCCGGGCATGTTCGGCAACATGCGGCTCTCGGCCGGCGGCACCTCCAGCGCGCTGATGGTCCCTGATGTCGCGGTCAGCACCGATCAGGCGCGGAAAATCGTGATGGTGGTCGGCAAGCAGGGCACGCTTGAGCCGCGGCAGGTCCAGGTCGGGCCCGTCGTCAACGGCCTGCGCGTCATCCGCACCGGGCTCACCCCGCAGGACCGCGTCGTCATCGCCGGGGCCCAGCTGGTCCAGCAGCCCGGCGTCAAGGTTCAGATCCGACAGGGCAAGGTCGAGCCGCTCAAGGCGGCGGAGACTCCGGTCATCTCGGCTCCGGTCACGGGCGAAGCAACCTTCGCCCGCTGA
- a CDS encoding CerR family C-terminal domain-containing protein gives MVSATLLDTAIDQFGRLGFEGASTREIARASGTAMSSITYHFGGKHGLYLAAAEHIAASIRTLQGETVARAVAEGLESDAAATQALATILDSLAEMMLRPETEAWSRIIIREQQFPTEAFDILFSKAMQPILDAFVALIGRARADLDRKGAVAMAILLFGQAMVLRSGRAAVCRALGVGQIDDATAMLLRDRLRANVLCILSEKPQ, from the coding sequence ATGGTCTCTGCAACGCTCCTCGACACGGCGATCGACCAGTTCGGCCGGCTGGGCTTCGAAGGCGCCAGCACGCGCGAGATCGCCCGCGCCTCGGGCACCGCGATGTCGTCGATCACCTACCATTTCGGCGGGAAACACGGGCTGTACCTCGCCGCGGCCGAGCATATCGCGGCTTCGATTCGCACCCTGCAGGGAGAGACCGTCGCGCGGGCCGTGGCCGAAGGGCTGGAATCGGACGCGGCCGCCACGCAAGCGCTTGCGACGATCCTCGACAGCCTTGCCGAGATGATGCTGCGGCCGGAGACCGAGGCGTGGTCGCGGATCATCATCCGCGAGCAGCAATTCCCGACCGAGGCGTTCGACATCCTGTTTTCGAAGGCGATGCAGCCGATCCTCGACGCGTTCGTCGCGCTGATCGGGCGGGCGCGCGCCGACCTCGATCGCAAGGGCGCGGTGGCGATGGCAATCCTGTTGTTCGGTCAGGCGATGGTGCTGCGATCCGGGCGTGCCGCGGTGTGTCGCGCGCTCGGTGTGGGCCAGATCGACGACGCGACGGCCATGCTGCTGCGCGACCGCCTGCGCGCCAATGTGCTCTGCATCCTTTCGGAGAAGCCGCAATGA